From the genome of Fundidesulfovibrio putealis DSM 16056:
AGCCCATGACCGAGGCCGAATTCAAGGGGTTCTGTTACCAGTACACCGGCAGTCCGCAGCAATCCTGCGACACCATTCCCATCTGCGACGAATATTCCATGGTGATGAACATGAAACAGGCATCCCTGCAGAAATGCCTGGACGAGTGCAACGCGGTGTACGCTCCGCAGGGCAGACAGTACAGTTTCGACGACTGCGCAGGGGCCGCCCAGACCGCGCGCGACTGGTGCCAGCGCTATTGCAGGACGAACTACCCGCAATAGCGGAATCACCCTGGCGGATGCCGCGCCGCCAGCGATGTAAACAATATTCCCGGAGGTACTCCATGGAATGGGTTGAAAAAGTCAAAAGTTTCTTTGCCGGAGAGAAAAAGGACCTGACCGATCCCGAGAACCGCAAGGAAGCCTTCTTCCTGCTGTCCGAACTGCACGGGCAGGCCAAGTGGGACGAGTTCGCCATGATCGTTCGCCAGACCATCATCACGCGCCATCCCGTGCAGAAGCCGTCGTTTGCCGAGATGGAGGCCGAGATGCGCGAGGTGCACAAACTTTTCGAGCCCTGGCTGAACTGACAGGAAAAGGGCCGCCCCACAGGGCGGCCCTTTTTTTACTGACACGTTGCCGGTTTCCGTCATGCGTCCGCATCGTCGACGGCAGGATGAACCATCCTGATCCCGTAAGGGTTTCCAAAGGGCGGAGCCCTTTGGCCGCCGGAGGCCCTCTTTCGCCTGTGCCTCCGCGCTGCGTCCTTCGCCGCCTGCCTCGCCGGAAGAAGCGACCAACCCCGTGAGGGTTTCCAAAGGGCGGAGCCCTTTGGCCGCCGGAGGCCCTCTTTCGCCTGTGCCTCGACTACTCTTCCTTCAGCTTCTCCAGCATCTCAGCGCGCACTTCGCGCGTGGCCATGGCCAGCAGGCGGTTCACGGCGCTCACCACCGCCAGAATCGAGGCGGTGACGATGTTCTCGTGCACGCCCACGCCGAAGGTCATGCCCTTCACGCCCTCCATGGACACTTCCACGAAGGCGGCGGCCTTGGCGTCCGCGCCCTGGCTGATGGCCCGCTCCTCGTAGGAGTGCAGGGTGATGGGCAGTCCCAGGGCGTGCACGGTGGCGTCGATGGGCCCGTTGCCCAAGCCTGAGAGCCCCAGGGTCTTCTTGTCCAGTCCCACGGTGAGGCTTACGCCCTGGCCCTTGTCGCGCTCGATCAGGTGATGCCCGGCGTAGAGCAGGGGCTTTTTAAGCTTCAGGTATTCCGTGGCGAAGAGGTCCCAGAGCTCGGTCGCGGAGATCTCGCCGCCCTTGGCGTCTGCGCGGCGCTGCACCGCGCCGGAGAACTCCACCTGAAGCCTGCGGGGCATGACCATGCCGTGGGACGTCTCCATGAGGTAGGCCACGCCGCCCTTTCCGGACTGGCTGTTGACGCGCACGATGGAGTCGTAGCCGCGGCCGAGGTCCTCGGGGTCGACGGGCAGGTAGGGCACGTCCCAGACGTCGCCGGGCTGGCGAGCGGCCATGCCCTTCTTGATGGCGTCCTGATGGGAGCCGGAGAAGGCAGTGAACACCAGATCGCCCGCGTAGGGATGGCGCGGGTGGACGGGCAGGCCGGTGAGCTCCTCGGCGGTGCGGGCCAGCTTGTCCAGTTCGGTGAAGTCCAGGCCCGGATTGATGCCCTGGGTGTAGAGGTTCAGCCCCATGGTGACCAGGTCGGCGTTGCCGGTGCGCTCGCCGTTGCCGAACAGGCAGCCTTCCACGCGCTCGGCCCCGGCCAAAAGGGCCAGCTCGGCGGCGGCCACGGCGGCTCCACGGTCGTTGTGGGTGTGGACGCTTATGATCATGCTCTGGCGGTGTTTCAGGTTGCGGCACATCCATTCGATCTGGTCGGCGTAGACGTTGGGGGTGGCAAGTTCAACGGTGGCCGGGAGGTTCACGATGAGCTTGTCGTCTGGCGTTGCGCCCCAGGCCTCGGCCACGGCGTCGGAGATGTCTCGGGCGAAGGTGAGGTCGGAGCCGGAGAAGTTCTCGGGGCTGAACTCCAGCGCCCACTCGGTGGCGGGCTGGGCGGCGGCCAGCTCGCGGATGAGCTTCACCGAGGACACGGCCATGGCGATGACCTCTTCGGGGGTCTTGCGGAACACGGTCTTCATGAACACCGGAGCCGTGGAGGCGTAGATGTGCACGATGGCCCGGCGCGCGCCCTGGAGGGATTCCATGGTCCGGCGGATCAGGTGCTCGCGGCACTGGCTGAGCACGGAGATGGTCACGTCGCTCGGGATGTGGCTGTCCTCGATGAGGGAGCGCACGAAGTCGAAATCGGTCTGGGAGGCCGCCGGGAAGGCCACTTCGATTTCCTTGAAGCCCACGCGGGTCAGGAGTTCGAACAGGCGCAGCTTGCTTGCCGGGTCCAGGGGCTCGAACAGGGCCTGGTTGCCGTCGCGAAGGTCCGTGGAGAGCCAGATGGGGGCGGCGGTGATGGTCTTGTCCGGCCAGGTGCGGCCAGTGAGGGGCACGGGAGGAAATGGACGGTACTTGTCCGGGGTGCTGGGCTGCATGCTATGAACACTCCTGCTGCGAGAATGCGTGAGGAAACCCCCGCCTTAAGCGGGTGGACACGGATTGCGAATGCAAAAAGAGAAAATAGTATTATTTGCCCGCGGGGGGCAGTAGCAGGAGAGCCAGAGCGAGGGAGGCGCAGACCGTGGTCATGTGGGGAAGGCTACACGCGGTGAGTGGGGGTTGTCAACAGGGGGATTGCGCGATCCTGACTTCGCGGGAGGAAGGGAAGGCACGGGGGCCGGAGTTCGGATGCGTGTTGTCGTCCGGGATGAGCCTCTTGTGTCGCGTCCTTGAAAAATGTGAGGATGCATTCCGGGAAGAAGACAGTATGCCAATAATATTGTCCTCCAGACTGCACATCTGTTGAGGTTTCAATACAGGGGGACGGACGATGTCGTGTTTGCGGGTCGCTGCGGTCCAAGTTGTTCCCAATGAGAATAATCCCAAAAATCCTTTGTTGCGGAAATATACGTGTGAACAATCTCTCGGGTTGGATAGAGACGGATGCCGAGAAGGGGTGTTCCGAAAAATGTTTCAGGCAGCGGGGTAGGTGGTTCTATCGTGATTGGTGCCCCTGATGCCAACAATTCGTCGTATGAGCTGCCTTGCCCTTGCTTTATGGCGTTTGTAATGAGCTGCATTTCCTGCAAGTCACTGTACGATGGGATGAGATTTTTGGGTGTGCTATACTCTGAAAGGGTGGAGATGATCGTCTCCCATGTCCAATATGATTTTTGAATGAAGATGTCGTTGAATTCGAGTTGAAGCTGAAGATGGTTGATTATTTGTCTTTCCCAGAGATTGTATGTTGAGACGATTGTCATTGCCAGAAAGTGGAGGCTGATGTCGTTCAAGAAGACTGCGTTCCCAGCGGTGTCGCTGCGTGCCGACGATGTGGCTTGGTTTTGGGTGGAAACGCCATTCGCGAGTGCCAGGTATTCAACAAATTTTGTCTCTTCCTTGAGAATGTCACTATATGTCGGTATGTTTTGAAGGATATGCGTGTGTATGAATCTGCTGTAGAGGTCGATTTCGGATTGATAGCCGCGACATTGCCCTCGGTCGAAGGAGATGTATTTCGAATGCATATGTAGCGACGCTACTTGCAGGACTCACGCTCAAGTTCCAGCAGCCACTTCTTCATCTCGACACCAGGCCCGAACCCGCCAAGCCCGCCGCCAGAGGCCAGCACCCGGTGGCAGGGGAACACCAGCGGCCAGGGGTTCTTGGCCATCACCTGCCCCACGGCGCGGGCGGCCTTGGGGCTGCCGCAGCGCTCGGCCAATTGGCCGTAGCTCAGGCTCTCGCCCGCCGGAATCCGGTACAGTTCCTTCAGCACCACGCGGTGGAACGGCGCGAGCCTGCTCAAATCAACGGGCAGCACCGGCCACTCCACGCGCTCCCCGGCCACGTAGCGGGCAAGCGCCTCGGCCAGTTCGCGCCCGAGCTGCGTCCTGGGGGCGGAGACGTCCTCGTCCCCGGCCCACTTCAGGCCGATGGAGTCCAACGTGTCCCCATCCCAGGTCAGGTGCAGGGCCAGCGGTCTGGCGACGATGATTTCGGTGGCGCTCATTTCTTGCCCTCCGGCACGTATTCCAGCTCCGGCGAAAGCTTCACGCTCATGGCCGACTGGTGCAGCGTGGGCTCATAGGCCCTCAGCTCGTTTTCGCCCACGAACCAGGCCACGCGCAAAAAGCCCCGGCTGGTCAGATAGGTGTACACGCCCATGGCCACCTTGCGGCCCTGGGCGGCACTGTAGCTGACGTCTTTATAGTAGTGCATGCGCTTGGTGGGCAAGTGGTCCTTTTCCCGGAAGCGGTAGCCCTCGCCTGGCGCTCCGGCCTCGCTGTCCTTCTCGGCCAGCACGTGGTCCATGAACAGCTCCTGGGGGCCGCGTTTCTTGCCGGTCTCCAGGCGCACGATCATGTAGGGCAGGGTGAACCAGGCGTCTGCGGGCCGCTGGAAGCCCATGCGCGTGTTGCGAAATTCTGCCAGCTCCTCTGGCGTGACCGGCGTGGTGCGGCCCGGATGCTCGAACAGATACAGCTCAAGCGTCGGGATGGCCACCCAGCCGGACGGGATGGTCAGGGAGAAGGACCTGTCCGGCGCGGACGCGC
Proteins encoded in this window:
- the leuA gene encoding 2-isopropylmalate synthase; this encodes MQPSTPDKYRPFPPVPLTGRTWPDKTITAAPIWLSTDLRDGNQALFEPLDPASKLRLFELLTRVGFKEIEVAFPAASQTDFDFVRSLIEDSHIPSDVTISVLSQCREHLIRRTMESLQGARRAIVHIYASTAPVFMKTVFRKTPEEVIAMAVSSVKLIRELAAAQPATEWALEFSPENFSGSDLTFARDISDAVAEAWGATPDDKLIVNLPATVELATPNVYADQIEWMCRNLKHRQSMIISVHTHNDRGAAVAAAELALLAGAERVEGCLFGNGERTGNADLVTMGLNLYTQGINPGLDFTELDKLARTAEELTGLPVHPRHPYAGDLVFTAFSGSHQDAIKKGMAARQPGDVWDVPYLPVDPEDLGRGYDSIVRVNSQSGKGGVAYLMETSHGMVMPRRLQVEFSGAVQRRADAKGGEISATELWDLFATEYLKLKKPLLYAGHHLIERDKGQGVSLTVGLDKKTLGLSGLGNGPIDATVHALGLPITLHSYEERAISQGADAKAAAFVEVSMEGVKGMTFGVGVHENIVTASILAVVSAVNRLLAMATREVRAEMLEKLKEE
- a CDS encoding methylated-DNA--[protein]-cysteine S-methyltransferase is translated as MSATEIIVARPLALHLTWDGDTLDSIGLKWAGDEDVSAPRTQLGRELAEALARYVAGERVEWPVLPVDLSRLAPFHRVVLKELYRIPAGESLSYGQLAERCGSPKAARAVGQVMAKNPWPLVFPCHRVLASGGGLGGFGPGVEMKKWLLELERESCK